CAGAGTACAGCACGCCATCACAAATTGCCACAATTCAACAACAAAGGTAGGATGACTATAAATGTGTACACCGTACTAAATCGCAATTAGGAACAAAATAGTTCTGGAAACCTGTCTTGTGACATCATTTTAATAAATGGACCTTGGATTATGGTAGCCATATTATACCAGAAACACTAAATAATCATAATATTCTAACAAGACATGCAACTTTTAAAGTACATGACTACTTAGGTTGAGTTTTGTGGTTCCTTTATACATACTGCAACAAATTAGTATCTGGTATATCTTTGCATATATCATAACTCCTTACTGAGATAGTTCGATTTTATGACAAAGATAGCTCTATACTAAACCACCGAGTTGAATATAATACCTGCACAGGAACTTAAATCATCACAAACCTGCAAGAAAATTTTAAGTTAATATTAGTCATCTCTCATATGTTAGCTTTTTTTACTCAAAAGAAACAATTGCAACAAGCAGAGAAAAAGAAAATGTCAAAAATCACCATACGTAACTGGTGCATCACATAATACATCCTAATCCTAATCTttttattataataaaagataaagATTATAACTAAAATAAAATGATTTATGTGATTAGAAGAACAGGTCAAAAGTAACAGAAAGCGTTTCAGTCAGCTCAACCCGACCATTTTGACCCCTCTATTTCATACCATATGACAATCGTAGCATATTAGTTTTGTTAGTTTTGATGACCATTGGAGTCAAACATACAGGAAAGAGAACAAAAATACACATTAGAATATCGTCAAGGGGTCAAGCTGTTTAATCAGATTTAAATTCATGTTATTAGTTAGGTGCTATATAAAAACAAAAGAATAATTAACATCTCCTACAAATTGTCCCACCACACCCACTTTTGACACGTCCAGAATAATGGAATAACATATGTTTTAATCACCTAAAGCACTTGGTATTTGGTAGTGTCTGAGCGTAATTTAAACCTATCTGATTCTGATCTTGATGTATAATATTATTTCACACATATGACCCAAAAAGGTCATGTTTGCATTTGTATATGTGTTAGGATTACATATCACCATAGTCTTAACTAACATATATTACATACTTAGAGTAATAAGAAGTTCATCAATTAGCAACAGCTTATTAACCACTGGCACTCAAATATAGTCACCATATAAGAGCTAGGCTCGGCTTTGTAATGACCATTTCTAAGCAAATTAGCATAAGTACCTGACATTACCTGTAAAATATATACTTAGTTTAACATTTTAACAGTTTATACACCTATATCGATGATTATTTTCATGCTATTTTGTCACCCAAATCTATTGCTAGAATGTTCAAACTCAATTTCATTACTTTCAAAACCAATACATACAAACTCATAATAATAGGACTACTAACCGACAAAAACAAAACTAATTCTTTCCTAAATTCTAATCAAGGAAAGATAGTAAGGTGACTAATAACCTAATCATAGAACCTAGATCACAAAAGTATTACCCTAAAGAACCCTAATTTAGGGTAAAACAATCACAAACCAATAAAGCAAATGAATGCATCAAAATTATGTGAAAAACTAATTAATTACTAACCAGTAAATCGATGTAGAAATTTTGGATCTAACCAACATGAAATGGACCAATATCACCAGTACGAAGTGATCCTGCAATCTCATCAGCAACAGTTAAACACGAAATAACCCAACCACTAAGAGCCATCCACACCATGTTTGCCATCCAAAGTGTCATACTCCAAGGTATTGCCATACTTCTATAATTAAAAAGGTTTTGAATGTTACCCAGAAACAAAAACTGTTGATTTGGTGAAAAAAAGTTTCGTTTGAGCAATTTGTCAAACACCTGGCGAGTGTGAAAACTGGATATAGCCTGTGAAAGTATACAGAGAGTTTGTATGTATCGATTTTGGGTGTAATCAAGAATTGGGATTATTGATTGCGAATTTTGGAAGTTTCAAGATGTAGACAAATTTTGCCACTGAATGACTGAAATAGTAGTAGGAACATAAGCGATAAAGATGGAGATAACATTTATAGGTCGATAGAGATCGGGCGTTTTTTATTTCACTTTTTTAAATCTAAAGTTTTGTTACATTATGTCGTAATAATTAATATGAGAAATTTTCTTACATATATAAAATTGGTGTTGATAAAGGTTATATATTAGGTTTAAGGTGACAATTATCGATTTGTATGCTAAAAATTTATCAGATATagggtgtgtttttttttttttttttttaaaagcaagaaAATTGAATTAAAGATCAACCAAAATACAAAGTTTAACCAAAGCTGCTGCAAGCAAACACGACAATAGGTTGCAAGTATGCAACCGAATACATATACGAACTAGCTATTAAAATACAAACTAGGATTACACAACCACGTTAACCAATCTAGTTTACGTCCTCTCGACCTATTAGAGATCCATTCGAAGGTTTTTACTTGAATTTCGTTAACCGCTATCGGAGTACACCAACCTTTACCACGAAAAACAACATTATTTCGATTTGTCCAAATTAGATAGGCGCGTACCCACTCAACCGCTTGCCACAAACTTTTACCATAGCTCGACATTTGAGACGGGCCGTTGCCACGCAATAATTCGGACATACTAAGGTTTGACATTGGACCGAACCCCCACCATTTGAAAATTTGGTTCCATATTTCCATAGACTTACTACAAAGGATTAGCGAATGATCAACCGTCTCTAAATCATCGTCACATAGTGGGCATCTCACAGAGCTTAAATCGATACCTTTCTTATCTAGCTCAATTCTAACGGGTAGACGTTTTTGTGTCCAAATTAGatatagggtgtgtttggatgaaattaGTTGGAGttggagcttatagctggagctggagctagagcttatggactagagctggagctggagcttatttttaaagttggtagctggagcttattattttttataagtgcttggtaactagctggagcttatttttcagttcataagctctactttttttcataagctactagaagtagcttatttttctagagcttatgattttcataagctctactttttatgtctaccaaacaaagcttattacatggagcttattaaaatcataagctcaagctcccataagctctcataagctcccatAAGTTGTTGCGCCAAACACACCCATAATTTTTATTAACAGGTAGCACTACAATAAATACACATTTTAAGAACGGTAGAAACAAAAAAAATTCAATCAATCAAATTTTTAACAAGTGAAAGGGTAACTATAAAAAGAATAGTTACCGTATACTACTCTCATTAAAAGAATACCTCCTACAGTTTCTCCTTAATTTAAACCTTCATTTTCAAAACGTGTCTTTAAGCATACATAAACTAATAATGCATCTTAGTTAGAAGCAAAATTTAATTTTCGTACATGAAAAAATTCCCCCCCATCAACATATTACATACACCCCCATCAACATATTACATACACCTAATTATTTTCAAAACCAAAATTTTAAGATAAAAAACTTTATGCATCCCTTTAAAATATGTATAGAACTTTCTGTTTTTCTCATTTTACACTAGTAAATAACTTTTGAATACATAAACCAATACATATTACTTAGAAGCTTCAAACATTATTCGCATCTTATTATTAAAATGATCAGCTCGTATAGCGAGTTGGCAACTCGAGTTTAAAAGGTAACCTAGCAAAAAGTTTTGTTATATTGTGTTTTATGTGTATATTATGATTAGCTGGTAAATAAATAGCTCAacattttttaaattaatgttgacCGTATCTCGTCATAACCTCTTTTCCGTCCGGTTCTCGAACCTAAAAGAAAGGACGTTGGATGATCCGTTACCGATTAGAGATTTAGAGTATTCGACGATATAGTGCTAACCCCACGAAAATCAGACGTTCCTATGAGCTTCTTCAAAAATTCTCTGTATCGCACCTCGGAGTCTCGGACAACCAAATACTCTTCATTATCGTGCAATAAAAAGAACTCGACTTTTCCAACCTTAATGCTCGAACTCACTCCACTAGCATCCTTCTTTTTTTCCTTCCATAAAAATATACCAAGAGCTACAAAAACCACTACAAGTATTAACAAAGCAAGTGTGATACTCTTTTCCGCTATTAAGATTAAAAACCTGATCATTTTTCTTTTCGTTATCGATAGGCGCAAAATTGACCACGGTATTCGACAAATCATCCACCACATTACCAAACCGTGAAGACTCCCCTACTGACCCTACTTTAACCTATGATGCCCCCCAACAGTTCTACAACCCAtcttacttttaataataacatcaaaattaACTGCACCCCTACTTAAAGACAGATCAGCCACATTACCTACTGGTGAAACGGGAATTAATTTATTTAACATAAAATCTTCCAACGTACGAATTTAATACCTGAAGGGGAGACCTCCGATTGACCATGACTGGCCGAAGTCTGACAGCTGACCTATTAACAGCTGCACCAGAATTTTGGCCCGAATCAAACTACACTTGAACATTACCGAAGCGTATACCTGAATGATTCAGAGTTGCAAACCCCGAAATCGAAATCATCTTGACTGGAGTTTTTTCAATATGACGCACCACACAACACTCGGCCATAACCCCATTTGAAACCACAAATTTGTTAGTCGATTCCATCAACGACTTGTCAAAACCATCAAAAGAACCCTGTTCAAACTACTAATGTCTGATACCTACAACATTGTTCTCAATTTCCTTTTAATTACAGTTTGTAGAAAGGTAGATTTTCATAGCTCAAAGTCTCAAACTTAAAACTAGTGTATCCTCCACAACAATTGTCAAATAAATGAGAACCTTGTTACCATATTAATATATCAGTTGCTACATTAAGCTTTTCATTAACTATATTAGATTTGTGTAACATTATTTCAACACACAGTTACAGCAAAACAGAAAACAAGTCTTCTGTTTCAAACACATAAAGATTAATTATATAACCCTGAACCCCATCAAAGATTGTGCAACAATACATGAAACTACATATATAAGAACTATATGTCATAGGCTAGAATTTTAATAACAATTCTCATGATGCCACATTTTAGATACAAAAGTATTGGCTAGTTGGCTACTGGTTGACTGAGCAAGCTCACCACTAACCTCAAAAACAACATATAGGTTCAAACACATATAAAAGAACATACTCCTAATAAAATTCACTTGTCTAAAATGCAGAAAAACATCATCAACACTTAACCATAACGACAAAAAAAACCCCACTAGAGTACTCTTACAAGGTGTGTAATAACATATAAAATAAAAGATAAGAATCATAGCAACAACACCACACAAAAAAAAGGTACAAGATATATGTTTGTTTTGTTGGACTCTTAACATACCACTCATCTCATAAGTAGCAATAAAAAGTTTAACCAGAGAAATGAGAACTAAACGAGTAGCCGCTCACAGTTACTAGCAAGGGAGTGGAGTAGGCTCAAGTAACTTTAAGCCCGCTTTGCATATATCTGAATACTCAACAATTATTTTTATCGATCCTGAAGCAGATGGGGAGTCTAGCAAAAGTCTTGATATATTTGACACTTcatcgtatgtaaaagtatatatgcTTACCTTCTTCAGCATGGGGGACTTGATTAATAATAGTTGTACAAACTCCAAATGATACACGATGTCAAAGTATCCATATATCTTCAATTCACTCAAATTCTTCAACCAAATGTTTGAATAGTTCTCAGTTGTAAACGATGTTCCACGCATAAGGTAATCAAGCGTCTACCACAGATATTAGTATGTCATCCATCAATATATTGTGGCATGAATTTGAAAACACATAATACAAGATAGACTTTAGTGACTTACATGTAAACTGAGTGTTTCCAGATTCGGGGAACTTCGGATTAAATGGAAAAGCATAGGTAAGTCATAGCTATCGATGAATAGCATGTGATCTATATGCAAGTACTTAAGGTGGTCTAAAGATATTAGTTGCTCTTGTGGTGGAAGCGAGTCAAAGGAAAACCACTGGCCAAAACAAAAGAGTAATAAGGCAAAGTCTTTATTTTACAAGTacatcaactatatatatatacatcatgagAATGACTTAACTTACATTAGAAAGCCCGGTATAAGTAATCAGACGTTCGATAACAGGCACACACTCATTTAGGTCACAAATGGAGGATTTATCATTGCCGAGATTTTGATCCATAAACTGCAGTAACTTACAGTATTTAGATATAAGTCGTGAaatttattagaattagaattaattTACTTACCATAGTGATTCTCTTGAGTAATGGACAAGAGGATAGAATATGTAAAAGAGTCTTTGTGGAAATCCTCACATCGTGCAAATACAAGCTGGTCAAGTTTTTAAATCCTCCAACCTTTGGATGATAGTATATAGAACAATTACGAAGACCTAGCTTCGTTAACTGCTGCATTGAAAAGATGGATAATGGTAACCTATACGCATTAATCACATCAAGACTCAATATTTGGAGCGTATTTTTCCTTGACAAGTGATTAATTAGTTGGTCAAGTTCAACATTGTGTGTAAGTGCCAAAAGGGAGAACTCGAGAAGTGGGCCCTGATGTAATAACATGCATTGCTTTATAGCATCAATATGTTTACGCTCATGTATCATGTTTATTGCTTCACTAGGTAAGTCAAACATTTTCTCTACAATGGACAGCACATCTGTACCAGCTTCTGATTCATTAATAAGCTCATCGTAGCGAAAACAGAGTACAGGAATGTTGGTCCAATTGTACCTCCATTCACTCGAGAGGATACTTGTCCTGACTGCTTCTTTGATTGGTAAAAGACATAAGATGGCGTCAATTATGGGTGGAGGAAGAGTGCTGATTCGATCCAATGATAAACAAGTTTCAGTTGTAACAGTATTCATTCTTTTCCAAATATTTTTATCCCTGCAACTAGCTTTCAGCATTTGAGGCATTATTAACTTAAACATGATGTATAGTATAATATATAATCAACTCAGCACTCACGAATAATATGTGGTAATCAGTTGCGATTATAGAGAAAATATTTACCAATACCTTAActtcaaataaaaaaaatagttagTATTTTAGATTAACCATAATGTGTCTTAGTTTAAGCTTTTACCAAGTGTAGGCCAATTGAAAACACAAAATAATGAACCCTAAATTATGGTAGAATCATTTTTAGTACGTTTGATGAATATAAACTGTATAAATGATAGACCAATCAAAGAACCTTTAACTGAACTCAAATCGTTCCATTGGCGACTAATCGAAGAACTATATACCTAATCGAAGAACCTTTAATTGGATTCAAATCGTTCCATTAGTAACTATTAAGTgtataataataaatgaaaaacaAAACTTGTACAACAGCAGCAGATACAGTATAAACTGTCAAAAATACAACTGATGAAGGCTAACTATTCTTAGGATTAACTAACCTTGAGTCTAGAAGTTTAACGATTGTCAAAAATACAACTGATGAATATGAACCCACACAAACAGCACAAACATATTAAGCTAAAAACAAAGGAACGGATCACTAAATTTATCATGattcatatataaaaaataatattcaaGGAAACCCTAACCTTGATTTACTATTAGCAATATCAACTTGAGCTTCCGTTGGTGCGGAAATGGCGAGACGAAAATAATGTTAATTTTGTTTAGCTACTCAAGTACTACTGATCATATTCTGCGATTTTAGATCTGTTGGTGCGCAAATATTTGGGAGGGATTTTGAGAGATTTTTAGGGGAATTTTTTTAGAGACCGTGTATAATTTGATTAAGGTGTAAATATTCTGAAATTTTAAAATTATTGGTGCCCAAATATCTGGAGGGATTTTGAGAGATTTTGAGGGGAAATTTTTTAGACcgtgtttaatttgattaaggtgCAAGAGCACCTGCATGTCAGGGCGTGGGTTGCTGAGTCAGAAATAGTAGGAGTGTTGACCTATGTCATTTagtgtgttaaaataatattttattatatttaataagatTATTTCATTGAAAAAGAAaagcaaaaataaaataaatggggTATTTTCCGTCACATATGTGACTGACCAAGGGGAAACTAGAACAAGTGACGGGCTAGAGGAGTGGGTGACTAAGTCACTTGAGGTGCGACGAGGGGGAGACGAGTCTCCACTCCCAATGCACTAATGACACATATCAAATTTTAGTGtaactatatatgtaaatgaagttTTGGTTTATATTCAACCGCAAACAAGAACCAAAGACTCATGGGTCCTTTAAAAATTAAATCGAGACGCATTTTTGAGGCGAGTTCACGATGCGCAAGCGCCTTTTGAGACGCATTTTCGAGGCGCGTTTTTAGGGCGCGTTTTCAACTTGAGTTTTCTCAACGCGTTTTCGATGCGTGTTTTCGACGTGTGTTTCTCGACCCGCTTTTCAACGCGTGTTCCTCGACGTGCATTTTCAACGCGCGTTTCTCGACGTGCGTTTTCAACGAGCGTTTCTCGACGCGCATTTTCAATGCGCTTTTTTCGTCACGCGTTTTACGACGCGCGGTTTCGACACACGTTTTGGACGAGCCTTTTCGACGCGTACTTTTGACCTGCGTTTTTCAGCGCGAGTTTTTCGGCGTGATTTCTGAGCCACGTTTTCGAGCAGCGCTTTCGAGCCGCTTTTTCATGCCGGTTTTCCGACAAGCGTTTCTGACGCGCGTTTTTGACCAGCGTTTTCGGCGTACGTTTATTCAAGGCGCATTTTCAAGACGCGTTTTTCGACCCGCGTTCTCGACGCGCAATTTCTACGGACGATTTCTAGGCGCAAATTCGACGTGCATTTTTTACGGGCGTGTTCATAATGGAtacaacgaaaaatacaaataagaACATTTTACTAGCCCGACCCATCCGACCCGGGTCTTGACCCAACCCCACCCCGGGTCTCGACATAACCCGTTCGACCCATTTTAATTCTGACCCATTTTCAACAATGACCCGCTACGACCCAAACTCGTT
This genomic stretch from Rutidosis leptorrhynchoides isolate AG116_Rl617_1_P2 chromosome 11, CSIRO_AGI_Rlap_v1, whole genome shotgun sequence harbors:
- the LOC139877338 gene encoding F-box/FBD/LRR-repeat protein At1g13570-like isoform X1, yielding MFKLIMPQMLKASCRDKNIWKRMNTVTTETCLSLDRISTLPPPIIDAILCLLPIKEAVRTSILSSEWRYNWTNIPVLCFRYDELINESEAGTDVLSIVEKMFDLPSEAINMIHERKHIDAIKQCMLLHQGPLLEFSLLALTHNVELDQLINHLSRKNTLQILSLDVINAYRLPLSIFSMQQLTKLGLRNCSIYYHPKVGGFKNLTSLYLHDVRISTKTLLHILSSCPLLKRITMFMDQNLGNDKSSICDLNECVPVIERLITYTGLSNWFSFDSLPPQEQLISLDHLKYLHIDHMLFIDSYDLPMLFHLIRSSPNLETLSLHTLDYLMRGTSFTTENYSNIWLKNLSELKIYGYFDIVYHLEFVQLLLIKSPMLKKVSIYTFTYDEVSNISRLLLDSPSASGSIKIIVEYSDICKAGLKLLEPTPLPC
- the LOC139877338 gene encoding F-box/FBD/LRR-repeat protein At1g13570-like isoform X2; the protein is MNTVTTETCLSLDRISTLPPPIIDAILCLLPIKEAVRTSILSSEWRYNWTNIPVLCFRYDELINESEAGTDVLSIVEKMFDLPSEAINMIHERKHIDAIKQCMLLHQGPLLEFSLLALTHNVELDQLINHLSRKNTLQILSLDVINAYRLPLSIFSMQQLTKLGLRNCSIYYHPKVGGFKNLTSLYLHDVRISTKTLLHILSSCPLLKRITMFMDQNLGNDKSSICDLNECVPVIERLITYTGLSNWFSFDSLPPQEQLISLDHLKYLHIDHMLFIDSYDLPMLFHLIRSSPNLETLSLHTLDYLMRGTSFTTENYSNIWLKNLSELKIYGYFDIVYHLEFVQLLLIKSPMLKKVSIYTFTYDEVSNISRLLLDSPSASGSIKIIVEYSDICKAGLKLLEPTPLPC
- the LOC139874199 gene encoding uncharacterized protein produces the protein MAIPWSMTLWMANMVWMALSGWVISCLTVADEIAGSLRTGDIGPFHVG